TCGTCAACGTACGATTGATAACGAAATTATTCCATTACTTTGTGGTACTGCCTTTAAGAACAAAGGCGTACAAAAAATGTTGGATGCGGTTATTCGTTATTTACCAGCACCAATAGATGTACCGGCTATTAAAGGTATTCTTAACGATAAAGACGAAAGCGAAGGCTTCCGCGAAGCGTCAGATGACACTCCTTTCTCAGCACTTGCTTTCAAAATCATGAATGATAAGTTCGTCGGTAACTTAACCTTTGTTCGTGTTTATTCAGGTGTCTTAAAGCAGGGCAGCAGCGTTTATAACCCAGTTAAAATGAAGCGTGAGCGCGTTGGTCGTATCGTTCAGATGATGGCGAACACGCAAGAAGAGCTTGCTGAAATTCGTACTGGTGATATCGCCGCTTTAGTGGGCATGAAAGATGTGACTACTGGTGATACTCTTTGCGACGAGAGCAACGTGATTACTCTTGAGCGTATGGAGTTCCCAGATCCAGTGATCAGTTTAGCGGTCGAACCTAAGACCAAAGCTGACCAAGAAAGAATGTCGATTGCTCTAGGTCGTTTGGCGAAAGAAGACCCTTCATTCCGTGTACATACTGATGAAGAATCTGGCCAGACTATCATCAGTGGTATGGGTGAGCTGCATTTAGAAATTCTTGTCGATCGTATGAAGCGTGAGTTTGGCGTTGAAGCTAACATTGGTGCGCCGCAGGTTGCTTATCGCGAAACGATTCGTGAGACGATTGAACAAGAAGGCAAATTCGTCCGTCAAACCGGTGGCCGTGGTAAATTCGGTCATGTGTGGTTACGTCTTGAGCCACTTGATCCAGCTGGCGACGTTTTATATGAGTTTGCTGAAGAAGTGGTTGGTGGTACGGTGCCAAAAGAATTCCATGGTGCGGTTGATAAGGGTATCAGAGAACGCATGAAAAATGGCGTACTTGCTGGTTACCCAATCGTTGGCGTAAAAGCGACCTTGTATGACGGTTCTTACCATGACGTTGACTCGGATGAGTTGTCATTTAAGATGGCCGGTTCTATTGCTTTCAGAAAAGGCTTCTTAGCTGCTAATCCGGCACTACTTGAGCCAGTCATGAAAGTTGAAGTGGAAACCCCTGAAGATTACATGGGCGATATTATGGGCGATTTAAACCGTCGTCGTGGTATGGTTCAAGGTATGGAAGATCTGCCTGGTGGTACCAAGCAGATCCGTGCAGAAGTGCCATTAGCAGAAATGTTTGGTTATGCCACACAGATGCGTTCAATGTCACAGGGCCGTGCAACTTACTCGATGGAATTCCAAAAGTACGCTGAGATTCCAAAATCAGTATCCGCTGCTATTATCGCTAAGTTCAACTCTAAAGATGGCGACGAGTAATTAATAACCCTTTAATAATGGCAATATAGAGCCTAACTCTGTATTGTCAGTTTTGATTAAGCCAATAACTTGTTAAAAGACTTGTTATTGGTCGTGATTTTCTTATAATATCTGCACACTATATGTGCAACCCTTTAACAATTATCTTAATGCGGTCACAATTGCCTTAATTATTGTATCAACACTAATGAAGCATTGACCCCAAATAAAGAGGAAACACTCATGGCAAAGGCCAAGTTTGAACGCAAAAAGCCACACGTCAACGTCGGCACCATTGGACACGTTGACCATGGTAAAACCACCCTTACCGCCGCTATCGCAACCGTAGCCGCTATCACTTCAGGCGGCGAAGCCAAAGACTACGCGTCTATTGACTCAGCCCCTGAAGAAAAAGCCCGTGGTATTACCATCAACACCAGCCACGTAGAATATGACACCGAAGCCCGTCATTACGCACACGTCGACTGCCCAGGTCACGCCGATTATGTTAAAAACATGATCACTGGTGCCGCTCAAATGGACGGCGCAATCTTAGTCGTATCAGCAACTGACGGCCCTATGCCACAAACCCGTGAGCATATCTTGCTATCACGTCAGGTTGGCGTACCGTACATCATCGTATTCATGAACAAATGCGACCTCGTAGACGACGAAGAGTTGCTTGAGCTAGTAGAAATGGAAGTTCGCGAATTACTTAGCGACTATGACTTCCCAGGTGACGACACCCCAATCGTTAAAGGGTCTGCGACCCAAGCCCTAAAAGGCGACGAAGGTCCGTACGGTCAACCTGCTATTGTAGAACTACTAGGTATCCTAGACACCTACATCCCAGAGCCTGAGCGTGACGTCGACAAAGCATTCTTAATGCCAATCGAAGACGTCTTCTCAATCTCAGGTCGTGGTACCGTCGTTACTGGCCGTGTCGAATCAGGCATCGTCAAAATCGGTGACGAAATTGAAATCGTCGGCATCCGTGCCACCCAAAAAACCACCTGTACCGGTGTAGAGATGTTCCGTAAACTGCTTGACGAAGGTCGTGCAGGCGAAAACTGTGGCGTATTGCTACGTGGTACCAAGCGTGAAGACGTACAGCGCGGACAAGTATTGGCCAAACCAGGCTCAATCACCCCGCATACCAAATTTGATGCCGAAGTATACGTACTAAGCAAAGAAGAAGGCGGTCGTCACACCCCATTCCTAAACGGCTATCGTCCCCAGTTCTACTTCCGTACCACCGACGTCACTGGCGCAATCCAGTTACAAGACGGTACTGAAATGGTGATGCCTGGTGATAACGTTGAGATGGGCGTAGAGCTTATCCACCCAATCGCTATGGACAAAGGTCTACGCTTCGCTATTCGTGAAGGCGGCCGTACGGTAGGCGCTGGTGTGGTTGCTAACGTTAACGTTTAAGACTGAATGTAGTATTTAAACCATTAGTCAAAAAGTCGCTCTCTTTATTGAGGGCGGCTTTTTTTATGGCTTTGAACAAGTAGACGTAATAGGTATAGTTAAAATACCTCAAAAACGCGACGGTACTGCTGCTATAAGCTTTTTGCAGCCTCGGTCTGCGTAGGCACAGCAAGCAAGAAAAACGTATGCCAGCAGTAGGTTATGTATCGATATTCCTTTTCATTGACTATATTTAACGAAGCAAAATACTACGAAAGCCAATTGATAGCGAGCTCGGTTTGGTACTCCATATTTTTGAGGGTTGTTATTAATAAAGCGGTGAATGGATTAATATGGTTAAATACTGCCTTAAAACTTGCATTCTAACTAAAAGCTTGTATAATTGTCAGCCTCAACACCCATAGGCGATTGGCTCAATTGGTAGAGCATCGGTCTCCAAAACCGAGGGTTGTAGGTTCGAGTCCTACATCGCCTGCCATCTTTTTATTATATTTTAGCTGCATACCACCATCTCCGAAGTGAGTCCTTTATGAGCAATGATCAAGATAACCTCGAAAATAAGTTATCTGATGCTAAGGCAGCCGATGGTGGAACGCTGACTAAAAATAAGCACATATCAGCGACCAATACCTCTGCGGTTGAAGTTGCTAAAACTGGCTCAGCAAAAGATGCTATGTTATGGCTACTGGCCATCGCAGTCTTAATCGGTGCGACTTTAGCCAATCAATACTTACCGGGTTACTGGCAGCCTGCCAATGATGTCTGGGTACGGATTGGCATTATCGTCGCCCTTTTTGTATTTGCACTGGTATGTCTTGCATTAACTAACCAGGGCCGTGCATTTAAAACCTTATTAAAAGACGCTGCCGTAGAACTACGCCGCGTTACATGGCCTGGTAAAGACGAAACCTTTCAATACACATGGCAAACACTTGTCGTGATCGCTATTGCTGGGTTTTTTATTTGGTTATTGGATAACTTTTTTAATTGGTTTGTTGGCTTATTTATTGGTTAAACAGCAAGTATTGAGTCCAAGGTTGCACATTGCAAGCTGTCTCAATTGCTAGCATTTAACTCAAATTTTACTTATAACGACTTATTTATAAAGATCAGGAGCGTGATATGCGTTGGTATATTGTCCAAGCGTTTTCAGGATATGAAAAACAAGTACAACGTTCATTAACTGATCGTATTAACCGTAGTGACTTCGCTGAGTCGTTCGGTGATGTGTTGGTTCCTACCGAAGAAGTCGTTGAAATGAAAGACGGCAAAAAGCGTAAGAGTGAGCGTAAGTTCTTTCCAGGATACGTATTGATCCAAATGGAAATGAACGATAATACTTGGCACATCGTTAAAGAGTGCCCTCGTATTATGGGCTTTATTGGTGGTACACCAGAAACTCCTGCACCTATTACTCAAGTAGAAGCCGATCGTATTTTAAACCGCTTGAACCAGACTGAAGCTGATCCACGTCCAAAAACTTTATTTGAGCCGGGTGAAGAACTATTGGTTATTGATGGTCCATTTACTGACTTTAAAGGGTTGGTGGAAAGAGTGGATTACGAAAAGTCTAAACTACATTTGACCGTAAACGTATTTAATCGACCCACCCAGGTCGAACTTGAGTTTAGTAAAGTTGAAAAACTAGACTAAACATTTATAAACCGGGGAGCTGTTGCTGAACGAGATACTGTCTTAATGACGTATTATAGTGAAGCTGGCGTTATCACCCATTTAGGAGACAGTTATGGCTAAGAAGATTGATGGCTATATCAAACTACAAGTGCCTGCGGGCAAAGCAAATCCTTCACCACCGATTGGTCCAGCCTTGGGTCAAAAAGGCGTGAACATCATGGCGTTCTGTAAAGAATTTAACGCTGCGACCTCAAGCCAAGAGCCAGGTCTACCGATCCCAACTGTGATCACGGTATATAGCGATAAGTCTTTTACCTTCATCATGAAGTCACCACCAGCTGCGTTCTTACTACGTAAAGCCGCTGGCGTTACTAAAGGTTCTGGCACACCAAATACCGCTAAAGTCGGTAAAGTGAACCGTGAACAACTCGAAGAGATCGTTAAAACCAAGAACGCAGACTTAACTGCTGCCGATCTTGATGCTGCTGTTCGTACCGTTGCTGGTACTGCCCGTTCAATGGGTATTACCGTGGAGGGTATATAATGTCTAAGCTAACCAAACGCCAAAAAGAAATCAATAGCCGTATCGAAAACGAAAAATTATACACTATTGAAGAAGCCGTACAGATTCTAAATGATTTACCCGCTTTAAAATTCAAAGAGTCTATCGATATTGCGGTAAACTTAGGTGTTGATCCACGTAAATCGGACCAAGTCGTTCGTGGCGCTACTAACCTTCCTGCGGGTACTGGTAAAACCAAGCGCGTTGCTGTGTTCGCACAGGGCGCTGCTGCCGAAGCTGCTAAAGCAGCGGGCGCTGACATCGTTGGTTTTGAAGACTTAGCAGAATCAATCAAAGCCGGTAACATGGACTTTGACGTGGTTATCGCTGCTCCTGACGCCATGCGTGTTGTTGGTCAATTAGGTACGATCTTAGGCCCACGTGGTTTGATGCCTAACCCTAAAGTCGGTACCGTAACGCCTAACGTTGCAGAAGCCGTAACCAATGCTAAAGCCGGTCAAGCACAATATCGTGTTGATAAAGCAGGTATTATCCATACCACTATCGGTCAAGTTGGTTTTACCGCTGAACAAGTGATGCAAAATGCTCATGCGTTAATTGCTGATCTAAAGCGTGCCAAGCCTGCGACCTCTAAAGGCATTTTTATCAAAAAAATTACTATCTCAAGCACTATGGGCCCAGGTATCACTATTGATCCTATCCCTCATCGTGTTAATAAATAAGATAAGTAAATATTTAAGTAAATAATATTAAGTAAATAATACAGGTACTTATTATCTAAATATTCTAAATAAGATGTTGTGAATAGTAAGTACCAATAAATTTTAAAGAATTAGGTCAGCGTGGCAATCGCTACGCTGTCTAAGACCGTAGGTAGAAAGCGGTTTAGAAGTATTCTTAACAGCTTTTAACGTTGTTGAAAATACTCATAAGCTGTTTCTTTAATCGACGCTAGATAAAAATCTTAGTTAGCCTACGCAGACGGTGGCCCACACAGTTTAAGACCGGAGCGGATAGGGCAGTGCTGTTATTGAGATACTAGCTATCAAAATATCAGCATTAATCTATCACTCAACGTCATTCTGATAACGGTGCCGTAATCAGTCGTTACTAATATGACCCAATTAATAAGCACTAGCTTTTTTTTGGCTTATTGGTAATGTGTCGTATCAAGTCAATCTCACTTTAAGGTCTATGTCTTTAAAAGTTTAAGGTGTCAAAATCTAAACAGTTAAAAGCTTAAGCATTAAGGCGATTGATAAGATCAAGGAGCAAACTTATGGCATTAACGCTAGAGCAAAAACAACAAGTTGTGGCTGAAGTGTCTGAAGTTGCTGCTAAGGCGTACTCAGCGGTAGCTGCCGAGTATCATGGTATTGGTGTTGCAAAGCTTACTAAGCTGCGCGAACAAGCCCGTGAACAAGGTGTGGTTTTGAAAGTGGTAAAAAATACCCTAGCAAAACGCGCTTTTGAAGGTACTAGCTTTGAGTGCATGTCAGACAGTCTGACTGGTCCATTACTTTTGGCTTTTTCAATGGAAGATTTGGGATCTGCAGCTAGAATCATTTTTGATTTTAGTAAAGATAACAGTGCCCTTGAAACCAAATTGGTATCAGTTGGTGGTGAATTATTTGGTCCAGAAGATCTAGAACGCGTAGCGAAGCTTCCAACTCGCGACGAAGCGTTGTCTATCTTGATGGCTACCTTGAATGCACCAGTGACCAAGCTTGTCCAAACTATGAACGCAGTTCCTAGTAAGTTTGTTCGCACCGTAGCAGCAATTAAAGACGCAAAAGAAGCTGCTTAATTGCTTGTTTTAACGTAACTTTAATATTGTCGGTTGTATTTTATTGTCAACCCTATTTTAAAATTTGGCAAGCAGCCTAAGCAATATTAGAATCAATTAATTTTATCAGATAACGGAGAGTTCTCATGGCACTATCTAAAGATGATGTGTTAAACGCAATCGCTGAAATGTCAGTAATGGATATCGTTGAGCTTATCAGCGACATGGAAGAAAAATTCGGCGTAACTGCTGCTGTTGCTGCTGCTGCACCTGCTGCTGCTGCTGACGGTCCTGCTGCTGAAGAACAAGACGAGTTTGACGTTATTCTTGCCAGCTTTGGCGAGAAAAAAGTTGCTGTCATTAAAGCAGTACGTGAAGCGACTGGCCTTGGCTTGAAAGAAGCGAAAGATTTGGTTGAAAGTGCTCCAACACCAATCAAAGAAGCTGTTTCTAAAGCTGATGGCGAAGAGTTGAAAAAGAAACTTGAAGAAGCTGGTGCAACTGTTGAACTAAAATAAGTTTAACACTGTACAAAAAAAGCTGGTGATGCCTTGCATTGCCAGCTTTTTTTTATTATAATTAATAGCTTGACCTTTTGTGTCTGCCAACTTACGTATGCATTAGCGCGGTGGATACCCATCAAAAGGACAGACGATATACATGCAAGCACACATCCAAGTTTTTGAAACCAGATTAATTTAGGCTAAACGTCAATAGATGGATGTTTGGCAATTTTTTGCGTCTATATACTTTCCTATTAACATTATCGCTCATATTGATTCTAAAATTTATAGTCATCCCAATTATTATTAATTCTAAAAGCTATTGGTCCCCAGTAGTCTAGCATGATTTCACTGTCAGTAAATGGGCTCATAGACGGTAGATATCAGCGACGATATTACTTAGGATTATAAATAGCCCATATACATGATCCATTGCCGTTATTAATGGCAACTTAAGCCAAGTTACAGATTGAATCATTACTATTCAAACGGCAGCATCTGAGGATACGATATTTAAAAATGTATAACATTGAAATTTTCAATGTCAGCATTCATATCATCGTACCTAGGTGTTGCTTTTAAGACTAAACATGATGTGTTGAATGCACATTCATTGATAAGTACGTACTAGTTGCTCAGTATAATGAGCTAAGCATTAACAACCGTTTCTTTTATTATCGTTTACGTCGCTAAGTCTGCATAGTATTTATGCATGCTAGCCGCGCTTTTAATTTGTTTTCACGTTTACTGTAAGGACTCTCGATGGCATATTCTTATACTGAAAAAAAGCGTATTCGCAAAAGTTTTGCTGAATTACCTACTGTGATGGACATTCCCTATTTACTGTCTATCCAAGTAGATTCCTACGAGCACTTTTTGCAAGAGCACAAAAAGCCAAAAGCTCGTGAGAATACCGGTCTGCAAGCTGCGTATTCCTCTATTTTCCCTATCGAAAGTCACTCTGGTAACGCAGAGCTACAATTCGTTGAATACTACCTAGGTACCCCTGAGTTTGATGAGCGTGAGTGTATTCTACGCGGCTCAACTTTCGCAGCACCAATGCGGGTCAAAATCCGCTTAATTATCAAAGATAAAGACAGCAAAGATAAAGACAGTAAAGCAGCCATTAAAGATATCCGTGAGCAAAGCGTCTACATGGGTGAGATGCCATTAATGACCAATAACGGTACCTTTATTATTAATGGTACTGAACGGGTTATCGTATCTCAGCTACATCGCTCACCCGGTGTGTTCTTTGACCATGACAAAGGCAAATCACATTCAAGTGGTAAAGTACTGTATAACGCCCGCATTATTCCTTACCGTGGTTCTTGGTTAGACTTTGAATTTGATGCTAAAGATTTAGTCTTTGCCCGTATTGACCGTCGTCGCAAGCTATTGGCCTCTATTATTCTACGTGCACTAGGCCTAAGTACCTCTGAAATCTTAGATCTGTTCTTTGAAAAAGTAGCCGTTTATAGAGGCGAAGAGCAGTTTGAGATTGATCTGGTTGCTGACCGCCTACGCGGTGAAATGGCACAGTTTGACATTGTAACCCCTGCAGGCGATGTGGTCGTTGAGCAAGGCAAACGTATTAATGCTCGCCGTATCCGTCAGCTTGAAGAAGCGGGTATGACTAAGATTTCGGTACCTGATGAATACCTATATGAGCGTATTTTAGCAGAAGATATCATCGTTAATGATGAAGTCATCGCTAAAGCCAACACGCTTATTGACCATGAATTGTTGGTCAAATTAAGCTCGTTTGAAGCCAGTGAATCTATCAAAGAAATCAGCATTCTATTCACCAATGATATTGATCAAGGCAGTTATATTGCCGATACCTTACGCGCTGATAGTACCTCAAGCCGTGAAGAAGCGCTAATTGAGATTTATAAAGTTATGCGTCCAGGTGAGCCACCAACGGTTGATACCGCTGAGAAGCTCTTCGATAGCATGTTCTTTAACGCTGATCGCTATGACTTATCTAATGTCGGCCGTATGAAATTTAACCGCCGTTTAGGCTTAGCGTTTGATGATACTGCCGACCCTGATATTCAGCGTGCGCGCAGTGTTTTGACCAACGGTGATATCGTCAATGTGCTCAAAGAGCTGATTGAGATTCGTAATGGTCGCGGTGAAGTCGATGATATTGATCACTTAGGTAACCGCCGTATTCGTTCAGTTGGCGAGATGGCAGAAAACCAATTCCGTGTTGGCCTAGTACGGGTTGAACGTGCGGTCAAAGAGCGCTTAAGCTCAGCGGAATCAGATAACTTATCACCACAAGATTTGATTAACTCTAAGCCCGTCGCGGCTGCGGTTAAAGAATTCTTTGGTTCAAGCCAGTTGTCACAGTTTATGGATCAGAACAACCCGTTGTCTGAGATTACCCATAAACGCCGTGTATCAGCACTAGGACCTGGTGGTTTGACTCGTGAACGTGCAGGCTTTGAAGTACGTGACGTACATGACACTCATTATGGTCGTGTCTGTCCGATTGAGACCCCTGAAGGTCCAAACATTGGCTTGATTAACTCATTAGCCATCTTTGCTAAGACTAACAGTTTTGGTTTCTTAGAAACCCCTTATCGCCAAGTGGTCGATGGTAAAGTGACTGATACCATCGAATATCTGTCAGCGATTGAAGAAGTGGGTACTGTGATTGCACAGGCTGACTCCCCAATGACCGAAGATGGCCTATTGAGCGATGAGATGGTCAGCGTTCGTAGCTACGGCGAATTTGTCCGTATGCCACCCGAAAAAGTGACCCATATGGATGTGTCACCAAGTCAGGTGGTATCGGTAGCAGCAGGCTTAATTCCATTCTTGGAGCATGATGATGCTAACCGTGCCTTAATGGGCTCGAACATGCAGCGTCAGGCCGTTCCTACTCTACGTGCTGATAAGCCGCTAGTAGGTACTGGTATGGAGCGCCATGTTGCGCGTGACTCTGGTGTCTGTGTAATCGCTAAGCGTGGCGGTGTGATTGAAGATGTTGATGCCTCACGTATTGTGGTACGCGTTAATGAAGATGAGATGATTGCTGGTGAAGCCGGTATTGATATCTATAACTTGATTAAATATACCCGTTCTAACCAAAATACTTGTATCAACCAACGTATTATTGTTAACCAAGGTGATGATATCGCCACCGGTGACATTTTAGCTGATGGTCCTTCAACAGATCTTGGTGAGTTGGCATTGGGTCAAAATATCCGCATCGCATTTATGCCGTGGAATGGTTATAACTTTGAAGATTCAATCTTGCTGTCTGAAAAAGTGGTCAAAGAAGATCGTTTCACCACTATTCATATTCAAGAATTGACTTGTGTGGCACGTGATACCAAGCTTGGTACGGAAGAGATTACTGGCGATATTCCAAACGTTGGTGAAGCCGCTTTATCAAGTCTTGATGAAGCCGGTATCGTTTATATCGGTGCTGAAGTAGATTCTGGTGATATTTTAGTGGGTAAAGTGACGCCAAAAGGTGAAACCCAACTAACGCCAGAAGAGAAATTGCTCCGGGCCATCTTTGGTGAAAAAGCCGCTGATGTTAAAGACACCTCACTACGTGTACCAACATCTAGCAAAGGTACGGTTATTGACGTACAAGTCTTTACCCGTGACGGCGTCGAAAAAGATGCTCGCGCCAAAGCGATTGAAAAATCACAGCTCGATAGCTACCGTAAAGATTTGAAAGAAGAGCTGCGTATCTTTGAAGCAGCAGCCCGTGGACGTATTGGTAATCTACTCGATGGCCAAAAAGTCAGCGGTGGTTCTGGCCTGAAAGCGGGTACCGTTATGGCCGCTGTTGATATGAAAGATATGAGTCTTGAGACTTTACTTGATATTCAACCGGTCGAAGAAGAAATTTCTGAGC
The sequence above is a segment of the Psychrobacter sp. PL19 genome. Coding sequences within it:
- the fusA gene encoding elongation factor G, translated to MARITPLKRYRNIGISAHIDAGKTTTTERVLFYTGVSHKIGEVHDGAATMDWMEQEQERGITITSAATTCFWSGMAKQFPEHRINIIDTPGHVDFTIEVERSMRVLDGACMVYCAVGGVQPQSETVWRQANKYKVPRLAFVNKMDRVGADFYRVIEQVKTRLGGNPVAVVIPIGKEEDFEGVVDLVSMKAIYWDEASQGMEYEEREIPAELQEKAEEFREILVETAAEASEELMNLYLDNGELSQDQIHAAIRQRTIDNEIIPLLCGTAFKNKGVQKMLDAVIRYLPAPIDVPAIKGILNDKDESEGFREASDDTPFSALAFKIMNDKFVGNLTFVRVYSGVLKQGSSVYNPVKMKRERVGRIVQMMANTQEELAEIRTGDIAALVGMKDVTTGDTLCDESNVITLERMEFPDPVISLAVEPKTKADQERMSIALGRLAKEDPSFRVHTDEESGQTIISGMGELHLEILVDRMKREFGVEANIGAPQVAYRETIRETIEQEGKFVRQTGGRGKFGHVWLRLEPLDPAGDVLYEFAEEVVGGTVPKEFHGAVDKGIRERMKNGVLAGYPIVGVKATLYDGSYHDVDSDELSFKMAGSIAFRKGFLAANPALLEPVMKVEVETPEDYMGDIMGDLNRRRGMVQGMEDLPGGTKQIRAEVPLAEMFGYATQMRSMSQGRATYSMEFQKYAEIPKSVSAAIIAKFNSKDGDE
- the tuf gene encoding elongation factor Tu, producing MAKAKFERKKPHVNVGTIGHVDHGKTTLTAAIATVAAITSGGEAKDYASIDSAPEEKARGITINTSHVEYDTEARHYAHVDCPGHADYVKNMITGAAQMDGAILVVSATDGPMPQTREHILLSRQVGVPYIIVFMNKCDLVDDEELLELVEMEVRELLSDYDFPGDDTPIVKGSATQALKGDEGPYGQPAIVELLGILDTYIPEPERDVDKAFLMPIEDVFSISGRGTVVTGRVESGIVKIGDEIEIVGIRATQKTTCTGVEMFRKLLDEGRAGENCGVLLRGTKREDVQRGQVLAKPGSITPHTKFDAEVYVLSKEEGGRHTPFLNGYRPQFYFRTTDVTGAIQLQDGTEMVMPGDNVEMGVELIHPIAMDKGLRFAIREGGRTVGAGVVANVNV
- the secE gene encoding preprotein translocase subunit SecE, with product MSNDQDNLENKLSDAKAADGGTLTKNKHISATNTSAVEVAKTGSAKDAMLWLLAIAVLIGATLANQYLPGYWQPANDVWVRIGIIVALFVFALVCLALTNQGRAFKTLLKDAAVELRRVTWPGKDETFQYTWQTLVVIAIAGFFIWLLDNFFNWFVGLFIG
- the nusG gene encoding transcription termination/antitermination protein NusG, coding for MRWYIVQAFSGYEKQVQRSLTDRINRSDFAESFGDVLVPTEEVVEMKDGKKRKSERKFFPGYVLIQMEMNDNTWHIVKECPRIMGFIGGTPETPAPITQVEADRILNRLNQTEADPRPKTLFEPGEELLVIDGPFTDFKGLVERVDYEKSKLHLTVNVFNRPTQVELEFSKVEKLD
- the rplK gene encoding 50S ribosomal protein L11 gives rise to the protein MAKKIDGYIKLQVPAGKANPSPPIGPALGQKGVNIMAFCKEFNAATSSQEPGLPIPTVITVYSDKSFTFIMKSPPAAFLLRKAAGVTKGSGTPNTAKVGKVNREQLEEIVKTKNADLTAADLDAAVRTVAGTARSMGITVEGI
- the rplA gene encoding 50S ribosomal protein L1; its protein translation is MSKLTKRQKEINSRIENEKLYTIEEAVQILNDLPALKFKESIDIAVNLGVDPRKSDQVVRGATNLPAGTGKTKRVAVFAQGAAAEAAKAAGADIVGFEDLAESIKAGNMDFDVVIAAPDAMRVVGQLGTILGPRGLMPNPKVGTVTPNVAEAVTNAKAGQAQYRVDKAGIIHTTIGQVGFTAEQVMQNAHALIADLKRAKPATSKGIFIKKITISSTMGPGITIDPIPHRVNK
- the rplJ gene encoding 50S ribosomal protein L10, whose translation is MALTLEQKQQVVAEVSEVAAKAYSAVAAEYHGIGVAKLTKLREQAREQGVVLKVVKNTLAKRAFEGTSFECMSDSLTGPLLLAFSMEDLGSAARIIFDFSKDNSALETKLVSVGGELFGPEDLERVAKLPTRDEALSILMATLNAPVTKLVQTMNAVPSKFVRTVAAIKDAKEAA
- the rplL gene encoding 50S ribosomal protein L7/L12; the protein is MALSKDDVLNAIAEMSVMDIVELISDMEEKFGVTAAVAAAAPAAAADGPAAEEQDEFDVILASFGEKKVAVIKAVREATGLGLKEAKDLVESAPTPIKEAVSKADGEELKKKLEEAGATVELK
- the rpoB gene encoding DNA-directed RNA polymerase subunit beta, whose translation is MAYSYTEKKRIRKSFAELPTVMDIPYLLSIQVDSYEHFLQEHKKPKARENTGLQAAYSSIFPIESHSGNAELQFVEYYLGTPEFDERECILRGSTFAAPMRVKIRLIIKDKDSKDKDSKAAIKDIREQSVYMGEMPLMTNNGTFIINGTERVIVSQLHRSPGVFFDHDKGKSHSSGKVLYNARIIPYRGSWLDFEFDAKDLVFARIDRRRKLLASIILRALGLSTSEILDLFFEKVAVYRGEEQFEIDLVADRLRGEMAQFDIVTPAGDVVVEQGKRINARRIRQLEEAGMTKISVPDEYLYERILAEDIIVNDEVIAKANTLIDHELLVKLSSFEASESIKEISILFTNDIDQGSYIADTLRADSTSSREEALIEIYKVMRPGEPPTVDTAEKLFDSMFFNADRYDLSNVGRMKFNRRLGLAFDDTADPDIQRARSVLTNGDIVNVLKELIEIRNGRGEVDDIDHLGNRRIRSVGEMAENQFRVGLVRVERAVKERLSSAESDNLSPQDLINSKPVAAAVKEFFGSSQLSQFMDQNNPLSEITHKRRVSALGPGGLTRERAGFEVRDVHDTHYGRVCPIETPEGPNIGLINSLAIFAKTNSFGFLETPYRQVVDGKVTDTIEYLSAIEEVGTVIAQADSPMTEDGLLSDEMVSVRSYGEFVRMPPEKVTHMDVSPSQVVSVAAGLIPFLEHDDANRALMGSNMQRQAVPTLRADKPLVGTGMERHVARDSGVCVIAKRGGVIEDVDASRIVVRVNEDEMIAGEAGIDIYNLIKYTRSNQNTCINQRIIVNQGDDIATGDILADGPSTDLGELALGQNIRIAFMPWNGYNFEDSILLSEKVVKEDRFTTIHIQELTCVARDTKLGTEEITGDIPNVGEAALSSLDEAGIVYIGAEVDSGDILVGKVTPKGETQLTPEEKLLRAIFGEKAADVKDTSLRVPTSSKGTVIDVQVFTRDGVEKDARAKAIEKSQLDSYRKDLKEELRIFEAAARGRIGNLLDGQKVSGGSGLKAGTVMAAVDMKDMSLETLLDIQPVEEEISERLTQIAEYLVDKQKDIDSKFAEKKRKLTSGDDLAHGVQKIVKVYLAVKRRIQPGDKMAGRHGNKGVVSRIMPVEDMPYDEHGNTVDIVLNPLGVPSRMNIGQVLETHLGMAAKGLGEKIDGMLKAQAAITELRDFLDQIYNKVGGESVDLDSLTDDEIITLAGNLRGGVPMGTAVFDGAHEHQVKDLLELAGLSRDGQQTLYDGRTGQKFDRQVTVGYMYMLKLNHLVDDKMHARSTGSYSLVTQQPLGGKAQFGGQRFGEMEVWALEAYGATYTLQEMLTVKSDDVEGRTRMYKNIVDGEQSMDPGMPESFNVLTKEIKSLGINIELKQTH